In a single window of the Terrirubrum flagellatum genome:
- a CDS encoding nucleotidyltransferase family protein, giving the protein MSALAPALFGEQIPQRWRALAAAPLTEQIEAVGQIVRDDPDLMAALRLIRDLELPDGWLCGGCIYQTIWNVIACYPRRTGVKDYDIGYFDPSDLSYEAEDRVIRRVEEAGASLGLNLEVRNQARVHLWFEQRFGYAVPPLASAAEAPTRYASTTHAIGVRLTEGDRIDVVAPYGLRDIFAMHLRPNRSLPNGPTHDAKAKRCQAIWPMVTVEWW; this is encoded by the coding sequence TTGAGCGCACTGGCCCCCGCGCTGTTCGGCGAGCAAATCCCTCAGCGCTGGCGCGCTCTGGCGGCGGCGCCTCTGACCGAGCAGATCGAGGCGGTCGGACAGATTGTCCGCGACGATCCCGATCTGATGGCGGCGCTCCGCCTCATTCGCGATCTTGAATTGCCGGACGGGTGGCTCTGCGGCGGCTGCATCTATCAGACGATCTGGAACGTCATCGCCTGCTATCCCCGGCGAACCGGCGTGAAGGATTACGACATCGGCTATTTCGATCCGTCCGATCTCTCCTATGAAGCGGAAGACCGCGTGATCCGGCGCGTTGAAGAGGCCGGCGCGTCGCTCGGGCTCAATCTCGAGGTCCGCAATCAGGCGCGCGTGCATCTCTGGTTCGAGCAACGCTTCGGCTACGCCGTGCCGCCGCTCGCCAGCGCGGCGGAAGCGCCGACGCGTTACGCCTCGACAACGCATGCGATTGGCGTGCGCCTTACAGAGGGCGATCGCATCGATGTCGTCGCGCCCTATGGCCTGCGCGACATATTTGCGATGCATCTGCGGCCCAACCGATCGCTGCCGAACGGGCCGACTCATGACGCGAAGGCGAAGCGATGCCAAGCGATCTGGCCGATGGTCACGGTCGAATGGTGGTAA
- a CDS encoding tRNA-binding protein has protein sequence MTSPKPATISFDDFLKVDIRVGVVIAAEDFPEARKPAIKLTIDFGPEIGVKKSSAQIVKNHPRESLVGKQVLAVVNFPPRQIGPFMSQVLTLGVPDVNGEVMLIGPDREVPIGGRLY, from the coding sequence ATGACCTCGCCAAAGCCGGCCACGATCTCCTTCGACGATTTCCTGAAAGTCGATATCCGCGTCGGCGTGGTGATCGCCGCCGAGGATTTTCCGGAGGCGCGCAAGCCGGCGATCAAGCTGACGATCGATTTCGGACCCGAGATCGGCGTGAAGAAATCATCGGCGCAGATCGTGAAGAATCATCCGCGCGAAAGCCTCGTCGGCAAGCAGGTGCTGGCGGTGGTGAATTTCCCGCCGCGCCAGATCGGTCCCTTCATGTCCCAGGTGCTGACGCTTGGCGTTCCCGACGTTAATGGCGAGGTGATGCTGATCGGGCCGGATCGCGAGGTTCCGATCGGCGGGCGGCTCTATTGA
- a CDS encoding CDP-alcohol phosphatidyltransferase family protein: MTLYALKPRFQALLRPLVKRLAQAGVTANQITLLAGALSLLLGAILCAWPERRGLFLLLPLWLLLRMAFNAVDGMLAREFGQKSRLGGYLNELCDVAADAALIAPFAFVAPFNPIWIAAVILLAALSEYAGVMGPLIGASRRYDGPFGKSDRALVFGALGIWAGASPSLPEWAGWMAPVMAALLVWTILNRVRGGLGEL, translated from the coding sequence GTGACGCTCTACGCCCTCAAGCCACGATTCCAGGCGCTCCTGCGCCCGTTGGTGAAACGGCTCGCGCAAGCTGGCGTCACCGCCAATCAGATCACGCTGCTCGCCGGTGCGCTCTCGCTGCTGCTGGGCGCCATTCTTTGCGCCTGGCCGGAGCGGCGTGGGCTGTTCCTGTTGCTGCCGCTCTGGCTGTTGCTTCGGATGGCCTTCAACGCCGTCGACGGGATGCTGGCGCGCGAATTCGGGCAGAAGAGCCGCCTTGGCGGCTATCTCAACGAGCTTTGCGATGTCGCAGCCGACGCCGCGCTCATCGCGCCTTTCGCTTTCGTTGCGCCCTTCAACCCCATCTGGATCGCAGCGGTGATTCTTCTCGCCGCGCTGTCGGAATATGCCGGCGTCATGGGGCCGCTGATCGGCGCCTCACGGCGCTATGACGGGCCGTTCGGCAAGAGCGACCGTGCGCTGGTTTTCGGCGCGCTCGGCATCTGGGCAGGCGCGAGCCCGTCGCTGCCGGAATGGGCGGGCTGGATGGCGCCCGTCATGGCGGCGTTGCTCGTCTGGACCATCCTCAATCGCGTGCGGGGCGGACTCGGCGAGCTCTGA
- a CDS encoding bifunctional alpha/beta hydrolase/class I SAM-dependent methyltransferase, protein MKELSFQTHDGVELFYRYWPAVSASPRGAILLFHRGHEHGGRMAHLVDELDLSDFAFYAWDARGHGRSPGERGYSPSFGASVRDVQTFADHIAATDGFAIEDMAVIAQSVGAVLVSTWAHDYAPRIRAMVLASPAFSVKLYVPFAREGLKLQQKLRGNFFVNSYVKARFLTHDPERRATYDSDPLISRPISVNILLDLYDAAERVVKDARAITIPTQLLISGSDFVVRHAPQHEFFVNLGTPVKERHVLPGFFHDTLGEFGRGVAVAQARRFLLERFDAPLDRPDLKNAHLQGYTRDEADRLASPLPALSPRGLYWTAYRANLRLGALTSEGIALGRRTGFDSGSTLDYVYRNEAKGLGPLGRMVDRTYLDAIGWRGIRQRKINVEELIRIALQKLAAKGLPRRVMDVAAGHGRYVLEALTEGVDRPDAILLRDYSDLNVEGGRKLIAEKGLSDIARFEKADAFDRDSIANAEPHPTLGVVSGLYELFPDNALIRRSLDGLSAAIPAGGYLVYTGQPWHPQLEMIARALTSHRQGEAWVMRRRTQEEMDQLVAAAGFRKITQRIDEWGVFTVSLAERA, encoded by the coding sequence ATGAAGGAATTGAGCTTCCAGACCCATGACGGGGTGGAGCTCTTTTATCGCTATTGGCCCGCCGTTAGCGCAAGCCCGCGCGGCGCGATCCTGCTCTTCCATCGCGGCCATGAGCATGGCGGGCGCATGGCGCATCTGGTCGATGAACTCGACCTTTCCGATTTCGCCTTCTACGCTTGGGATGCGCGCGGCCATGGCCGCTCGCCGGGCGAGCGCGGTTATTCCCCTTCCTTCGGCGCAAGCGTGCGCGACGTGCAGACTTTCGCCGATCATATCGCGGCGACGGACGGTTTCGCCATCGAGGATATGGCCGTCATCGCGCAATCGGTCGGCGCGGTGCTCGTCTCGACCTGGGCGCATGACTATGCGCCGCGCATCCGCGCCATGGTGCTCGCCTCGCCGGCCTTCTCGGTGAAGCTCTATGTTCCCTTCGCGCGCGAAGGCCTGAAGCTGCAGCAGAAGCTGCGCGGCAACTTCTTCGTCAATTCCTATGTGAAGGCGCGCTTCCTCACCCATGATCCCGAACGCCGCGCCACCTATGATTCCGATCCGCTGATCTCGCGGCCGATCTCGGTCAACATCCTGCTCGATCTCTATGACGCGGCGGAGCGCGTGGTGAAGGATGCGCGCGCCATCACCATTCCGACGCAGCTGCTCATTTCGGGTTCGGACTTCGTGGTGCGCCATGCGCCGCAGCACGAATTCTTCGTCAATCTGGGAACGCCTGTGAAGGAGCGGCATGTGCTGCCTGGATTCTTCCACGACACGCTTGGCGAATTCGGGCGCGGCGTTGCAGTGGCGCAGGCGCGGCGCTTTCTTCTCGAACGTTTCGACGCGCCGCTCGATCGGCCTGATCTTAAAAACGCGCATCTCCAGGGCTATACGCGCGACGAGGCGGATCGTCTGGCGTCGCCTCTGCCGGCGCTATCGCCGCGCGGACTCTATTGGACGGCCTATCGCGCCAATCTGAGACTGGGCGCGCTGACGTCGGAAGGCATTGCGCTTGGCCGGCGCACCGGATTCGATTCCGGCTCGACGCTCGATTACGTCTATCGCAACGAGGCGAAAGGTCTCGGTCCGCTCGGCCGCATGGTCGACCGCACCTATCTCGACGCGATCGGCTGGCGCGGCATCCGCCAGCGCAAGATCAATGTCGAGGAGCTGATCCGGATTGCGCTGCAGAAGCTTGCTGCGAAAGGCCTGCCGCGCCGCGTGATGGACGTCGCCGCGGGCCATGGCCGCTATGTGCTGGAGGCGCTGACCGAGGGCGTCGACAGGCCGGATGCGATTCTGCTGCGCGATTATTCCGATCTCAATGTCGAGGGCGGGCGCAAGCTGATCGCGGAGAAAGGGCTTTCCGACATCGCCCGCTTCGAGAAAGCCGACGCGTTCGATCGCGACAGCATCGCGAATGCGGAGCCGCATCCGACGCTCGGCGTCGTCTCTGGCCTCTATGAATTGTTCCCGGACAACGCGCTGATCAGGCGCTCGCTCGACGGATTGTCCGCCGCGATCCCGGCGGGCGGTTATCTCGTCTATACCGGCCAGCCCTGGCATCCCCAGCTTGAGATGATTGCGCGCGCGCTCACCTCGCATCGTCAGGG